Proteins encoded together in one Solanum lycopersicum chromosome 7, SLM_r2.1 window:
- the LOC138337302 gene encoding uncharacterized protein yields MTKSSRFFAVKTKDLMEDYVKPCINEIVRLHGVPLSIISDRGPQFTSHFWKSFQKGPGTQVNLSTTFYPQMDRQEERTTQTLKDMLRSCMIDFKASVVPLESVAVKDSLSYEDVPVEILYCQVRKLRNKEIPSVKVLWKSQSVKGATWEAEASMTANSRIMFPQLVLAFSAQLHVLRTQFSQKLSS; encoded by the exons atgactaagtcttctcgctttttcgCGGTCAAGACTAAAGATTTGATGGAGGACTATGTGAAGCCTTGCatcaatgaaattgtgaggttgcatggggttcctttgtctattatctcagatagaggtcctcagtttacctctcatttctggaagtcatttcagaaaggtcctggtactcaagttaacctcaGCACAACATTTTATCCACAAATGGATAGGCAGGAAGAGCGTACCACTCAGACCTTAAaggatatgttgagatcttgtatgatcgatttcaaag cctctgTAGTTCCtttagagagtgtggcggtgaaagatagtctttcttatgaggatgtaccagttgagattctttaCTGTCAGGTTAGAAAgttaagaaacaaagaaatcccttcagtcaaggttttgtggaagAGTCAGTCCGTaaagggagctacttgggaagcagaagcatcCATGACagccaa Ttctagaatcatgttccctcagcttgtacttgcattttcagcacaattgcatgtactcagaactcaatttagtcagaaactcagttcttag